In Planococcus shixiaomingii, the DNA window ATTTTCCGTACATAAGTCACAGATCCCCAGAAAACAGAACAGAAAAAGTTTCGATGTGCACTGGTTTTCTGTGGGATCTGTGTTTTATAGGGCTACATGTAAAAATCGGCGTCGTCATCAACTCACTTTCTATCACATTTGCTGTCCACCAAACTGGTGGGCTTTTTTTAACTGACTCTGCACAAAGGAGGGGAAAAAGATGCGAATTCGGGAACAGGAGTTGCCTGGCATTGGAAAACGCATTTCATTCACAAACCGCGACGGTATTTCTACGGTGATTATTCATCACTACAGCGGCAAGCGGGAAATTTATTTTCTTCGGGATGAAGACGATGAAGAAGTTCTGTTTTCAACTGTTTTCACTTCGGACGAAGCAAAAGAATTCGGTGCACGGCTCCTTGGGATCGGCGAAGAATCTGTAGATGAAGAAAGTTTTGAGCGCTTCCGAATCATGCGCCAAAAAATGCTGGTCGATTGGATCAAGGTGAAAAAAGCTTCGGCGCTTGCCAGCCAAACAGTCAAGGAAGCGCAGCTGCGCGTTCCTGAAAATGTGTCAATCGTCGGCGTTGTCCGAGAGGCGGATATTTTGCCGAAACCGGCGGATGATTTTGTGATTCAAGCAGGGGACACCTTACTGGTCATCGGCAATAAAGAAGCGGTAAGCCGCTTCGAAGCTGCATGCAAAGGCAAGGGGTAAAGCTATGGCGGAACTGCCAGAATTGCTTTCCGCAGGACTTCTGTTGCTGCTGTTGTTCGCTGGAGGTTGGCTATCGTTCAAATTCCGCTTTCCTGACGTCATTGTCTATTTGTTGATGGGCATAGCGGTCAGTG includes these proteins:
- a CDS encoding cation:proton antiporter regulatory subunit, which encodes MRIREQELPGIGKRISFTNRDGISTVIIHHYSGKREIYFLRDEDDEEVLFSTVFTSDEAKEFGARLLGIGEESVDEESFERFRIMRQKMLVDWIKVKKASALASQTVKEAQLRVPENVSIVGVVREADILPKPADDFVIQAGDTLLVIGNKEAVSRFEAACKGKG